A DNA window from Arachis duranensis cultivar V14167 chromosome 3, aradu.V14167.gnm2.J7QH, whole genome shotgun sequence contains the following coding sequences:
- the LOC107474591 gene encoding uncharacterized protein LOC107474591: MEEEFIEPLTKDGSDLCQQLMDRYANSSAPQHRHLVATAAALRSNLNAESLPLTLPAYFAAAISELADDLAAEALDPTALSALLSFMAIGLPLVPQGGIAAPKACDAAAILVALLDREGDGKGLGMSTIRAAVKCLGVLIGFCDLENWDSIKLGFETLLKFAVDKRPKVRRCAQESLEKVFRSIHSSKVVKDASKLVLSMLKSGIALVIKLIGTRTVGDSKEDKVLKLELLEVLHVLNVVNLTAPCFSAEVIPKVLSELVKLLGAESLVLARHVLKSIDAIFEASRVQNIDLETEDIVVFLASFVSLGDRNPLDTLVYAATLLRHAMDSLYTRQSSLWFKNLPLVCTSLMGLLNLEGNTAVQASSILKDVLKHHLGPQSLTSSGDQRFDNCSQENMEGNAVNSTCAVFENAISAAAGIPTEHFVSVISVLFFELGEHSVVFMRNIVLKLAELMIQTSGGNVDNEHLQKCIGSAIFVMGVERFLEIVPITLDERSFAYSNIWLVPILKRYVTGSSLAYYMEHIVPLAKSFKKASRKVKKTRISEDLLSRAHELWGLLPSFCRHANDTHQNFASLSDVLVSFLKKQPSMHEKVFMALQVLVNENKAVLIPKKSESNCHAVCDSELEFGVQPAYSKKAATRNIKSLASCSRQLLSILSDLFITSQPEMRFSLKGAIGCLASITDSSVIKEMFLSFLDKFKFTDCEGNIEMLTSDSGVLDSKLGKMENYSKRCLILEIASCLVEGAKDDLIELIYNLAVQSFQTTDESVHCEAYNTLSKILEDHAFSSSRYTELIDLLISLKPSTDIVYLRSRYTCFHSLMVRTMKISLEEDENSKAFLILNEIILTLKDGSDEARKAAYDLLLNISSSLRDTSGVDPIEPYQKLVNMIMGYLSGSSPHIKSGAVSALSVLVYKDTNLCLSVPELVPSFLSLLQTKDVEIIKAVLGFVKVMVSSLQANELQQFLSDIITAIVPWSSVSRHHFRSKVTVIFEILLRKCSSAAVKRVTPEKYQSFLKTVLENRHGKSSETTSNGTENMREDSSAKGPNSRKPKSSDTQGITLVKHKKRKRDKKFESDLPSENEPHKSITTSNHGLRLVKRSRHSSDRNSNGGKEEGSKMFKKSRHKSLIESGVKRKVKLTNTEKDKAATHASKRVSKPETLKGKFKRNL; this comes from the exons ATGGAAGAAGAATTCATTGAGCCACTCACCAAAGATGGCTCCGACCTCTGCCAGCAGCTAATGGACCGTTACGCCAACTCTTCCGCGCCGCAGCACCGCCATCTCGTCGCCACCGCCGCCGCCCTGCGCTCCAACCTTAACGCCGAGTCCCTCCCTCTCACGCTGCCCGCGTACTTTGCTGCTGCCATCTCTGAGCTCGCGGACGACTTGGCTGCTGAGGCGCTTGACCCAACGGCGCTCTCCGCCCTGCTGTCCTTCATGGCCATTGGTCTTCCCTTGGTTCCGCAGGGTGGTATCGCCGCTCCGAAGGCGTGCGACGCAGCTGCTATCCTCGTCGCTCTACTGGACAGGGAGGGAGATGGGAAGGGGTTGGGTATGTCGACCATAAGGGCCGCAGTGAAGTGCTTGGGGGTTTTAATTGGGTTTTGTGATTTGGAAAATTGGGACTCTATTAAATTAGGTTTTGAAACATTGCTGAAGTTTGCAGTTGACAAACGCCCAAAG GTACGAAGATGTGCTCAAGAGTCTCTTGAGAAGGTTTTCCGGTCTATTCATTCCTCCAAAGTTGTTAAGGATGCTAGCAAGTTAGTTTTGTCAATGCTTAAAAGTGGCATTGCTTTGGTGATAAAATTGATCGGTACAAGGACTGTTGGTGATTCCAAAGAAGATAAAGTTTTGAAACTGGAACTTTTGGAGGTCCTTCATGTACTAAATGTTGTTAATCTTACTGCTCCCTGTTTTTCTGCAGAAGTCATTCCAAAGGTTCTTTCGGAATTGGTTAAGTTATTGGGTGCTGAGAGTTTGGTGCTTGCAAGGCATGTTCTTAAAAGTATTGATGCTATTTTTGAAGCTTCGAGAGTCCAAAATATAGACTTAGAGACAGAGGATATTGTAGTTTTTCTTGCTTCGTTTGTATCTCTGGGAGATAGAAACCCCTTGGATACTCTGGTTTATGCAGCAACCTTATTAAGACATGCAATGGACTCACTTTATACCAGACAATCAAGTTTGTGGTTCAAGAATCTGCCTCTAGTTTGTACATCTTTAATGG GTCTACTAAATTTAGAGGGAAACACTGCAGTGCAGGCTTCGAGTATTTTGAAGGATGTGCTCAAGCATCATCTTGGTCCCCAAAGTTTGACAAGTAGTGGGGATCAAAGATTTGATAATTGTAGTCAGGAAAACATGGAAGGAAATGCAGTAAATTCAACATGTGCAGTTTTTGAAAATGCCATTTCTGCTGCTGCTGGAATTCCTACTGAGCATTTTGTGTCCGTCAtatctgttttattttttgagcTTG GAGAACACTCAGTTGTCTTTATGAGGAATATTGTGCTTAAACTTGCTGAATTGATGATTCAAACATCTGGAGGAAATGTTGATAATGAGCAT CTTCAGAAATGCATTGGTTCTGCTATTTTTGTTATGGGGGTAGAGAGATTTCTTGAAATTGTGCCTATCACTCTTGATGAACGCAGCTTTGCTTATTCAAATATTTGGCTAGTACCAATCTTGAAGAGATATGTTACCGGATCCTCACTTGCTTACTACATGGAGCATATTGTGCCCCTTGCAAAATCCTTTAAGAAGGCTAGTCGCAAAG TCAAGAAGACACGGATTAGTGAAGATCTGTTGAGTCGAGCCCATGAACTATGGGGATTGCTACCCAGTTTTTGTCGTCATGCAAACGATACTCACCAAAATTTTGCAAGTCTCTCTgatgttcttgtttcttttcttaaaaagcAGCCCTCCATGCATGAAAAAGTTTTCATGGCATTACAG GTTCTTGTGAATGAGAACAAAGCTGTACTTATTCCTAAAAAGAGCGAGTCAAATTGCCACGCAGTATGTGATTCTGAATTAGAGTTTGGTGTGCAACCTGCATATTCTAAGAAAGCTGCTACCAGAAACATCAAGTCTTTGGCATCTTGTTCAAGACAGTTGCTTTCTATTTTGTCAGATTTATTTATTACTTCACAGCCTGAGATGCGCTTTTCTTTGAAG GGAGCCATTGGGTGCCTGGCTTCTATCACCGATTCCTCTGTGATCAAAGAGatgtttctctcttttcttgaTAAGTTTAAGTTTACGGATTGTGAAGGCAACATTGAAATGCTGACGAGTGACAGTGGAGTGTTAGATAGCAAACTCGGCAAAATGGAGAATTATTCTAAGAG GTGTTTGATTTTGGAAATAGCATCCTGTCTTGTTGAAGGAGCCAAGGATGATCTTATAgagttaatatataatttagcaGTACAGTCGTTCCAG ACAACTGATGAGAGCGTTCATTGTGAAGCATACAACACTTTGAGCAAAATTTTGGAG GATCAtgccttttcttcttctcgATATACAGAGCTGATCGATTTATTGATCAGTCTAAAGCCTTCAACTGATATTGTATATCTTAGAAGTCGATATACTTGTTTCCACTCTCTGATGGTTCGCACAATGAAG ATTAGTTTAGAGGAAGATGAGAACTCAAAGGCTTTCCTTATTCTTAATGAAATCATTCTCACATTGAAAGAT GGAAGTGATGAAGCTAGAAAAGCAGCCTATGATTTACTCTTGAATATTAGTTCTAGCTTGAGGGACACATCAGGTGTTGATCCTATTGAACCATATCAGAAACTGGTCAACATG ATCATGGGGTATCTTTCTGGTTCTTCCCCGCACATTAAAAGCGGAGCAGTGTCTGCGCTCTCTGTATTGGTATATAAGGATACAAATCTTTGTCTCTCTGTTCCTGAACTTGTCCCTTCTTTCTTATCTTTGCTGCAAACCAAAGACGTGGAAATAATAAAG GCTGTCTTGGGCTTTGTAAAAGTCATGGTATCTTCTTTACAAGCAAACGAGTTGCAGCAATTTCTCTCAGACATCATTACTGCAATCGTCCCCTGGTCATCTGTTTCTAGACATCATTTTAGATCAAAG GTCACTGTCATATTTGAAATATTATTACGGAAGTGTAGTTCTGCTGCTGTCAAACGGGTTACCCCAGAGAAATATCAGAGTTTTCTCAAGACAGTTCTAGAG AATCGACATGGTAAATCAAGTGAGACAACCTCCAATGGTACAGAAAATATGCGTGAGGATTCATCTGCTAAAGG GCCAAATTCAAGGAAGCCCAAAAGTTCAGATACCCAAGGTATTACTTTGGTTAAgcataaaaagagaaagagggaTAAGAAATTTGAGTCGGACTTACCAAGTGAAAATGAACCCCATAAGTCTATTACTACCAGCAACCATGGCTTAAGGTTAGTCAAGAGAAGTAGGCATTCTAGTGATAGAAATTCAAATGGAGGAAAGGAAGAAGGAAGTAAAATGTTCAAGAAAAGTCGGCACAAAAGTCTCATTGAAAGTGGTGTGAAGAGAAAAGTAAAGTTGACAAATACAGAGAAGGATAAAGCAGCTACTCATGCCTCTAAGCGAGTTTCAAAACCAGAAACATTGAAAGggaaattcaaaagaaatttatag